Proteins encoded in a region of the Populus nigra chromosome 3, ddPopNigr1.1, whole genome shotgun sequence genome:
- the LOC133689980 gene encoding large ribosomal subunit protein eL27 — translation MVKFLKPNKAVIVLQGRYAGRKAVIVKHFDDGTRDRPYGHCLVAGIKKYPSKVIKKDSAKKTAKKSRVRCFVKVVNYQHLMPTRYTLDVDLKDLVTPDCLATKDKKVVACKETKTRFEERFKTGKNRWFFTKLRF, via the coding sequence ATGGTGAAGTTTCTCAAACCCAACAAGGCCGTCATAGTCCTCCAAGGCCGATATGCTGGTCGCAAGGCAGTGATCGTCAAGCACTTTGATGATGGAACCAGAGACCGCCCCTATGGTCATTGCTTGGTCGCAGGGATCAAGAAGTACCCAAGCAAGGTTATAAAGAAAGACTCGGCCAAGAAAACAGCAAAGAAATCGAGGGTCAGGTGTTTCGTTAAGGTTGTTAACTATCAGCACCTGATGCCTACTAGGTATACTTTGGATGTGGATTTGAAGGACCTTGTTACTCCTGATTGCTTGGCAACTAAGGATAAGAAAGTCGTGGCTTGTAAGGAAACAAAGACAAGGTTCGAGGAGAGGTTCAAGACTGGGAAGAACCGTTGGTTTTTCACCAAGCTGAGGTTTTGA